The Thiomicrorhabdus lithotrophica DNA segment AATCAAGGTCATTCGACCATCTTGAGGTATCCTCTGCTCAGTTAAATCCAACTCAGACATAACTTTCAATCGTACTACAAGGCCGGACCAAAACATTTTATGTAACAAGCGTATTTCCTGGAGTACCCCATCAATACGGTATCTAATACGTATATACTCTTCTTCAGGCTCAAAATGAATGTCAGAAGCATTTCTTTTAACGGCATCTGTTAACAGGTTATCTACAAGCCTAACCATAGGCTGAGAATATTCATTATTAGACGAAATAGAAGCTAAATCAGCTTTACCTGTTTCTAACTCTTTGAGAATACCTTCAATTGATAACTCATAACCATAGTAGTTATCAATACCATTCTGGATTTCAGACTCTACTACTAAAACCGGCTGTACTTGAATCTTAGGGTTCTGAAGGTGTCTGCGTAATTTATCTAATACTAATATGTCACCGGGGTTTGCCATAGCGACTTTAAGCACATTATCTTTAATGCTTATAGGCATGAGTTGATAGTTATGTGCAAAAGTTTCAGATACAAGTTGAAGTGCTTTTGGATCCGGAACAACTTCTTTCAAGCTCATTGAAGCATAGCCAACATATGTTCCAACAACTTCACGAACTATAGCAACATCAACAAACCCCATTGAGACAAGGATTTCACCTAGTTTATGGCCTGATTTTTTATGTTCAGTCAAGGCAATAGACAACTGGTCAGGTGAAATGTGCCCTTCCTGTACTAATCGTTCTCCAAGGCGGATTGGAAGCTGCATTAATTAATGACCCTGAGAAATAAATTGACGCAATGAAACCAATCTATCTCTAACTTGTTTTTTATCAAAACTGACATTAGAGCCCGGAGCAAAACCTAATGCTTGAGTGTAATATTGAGCCGCTAACTCATATTTTCCCAAATGATCATAACTAATAGCTAAGTTAACCATATAATCAGGGTTTACTGAATCTAACGCATAAGCGTTGAAATAGCTTTCTTGAGCGGCTAACCAGTCACTTTCCTTAGCAAACACATTACCTTTTGCATATTGAAGAACTGCTGAACTTGGGTATTTTTGCGACATCTCGAAAAGTTCATTTTCCCAAGACTTATTAAGAAGCATTTTGCCCGATAGGTTAGCTATGGATTCGAATGCATAAATGTTATTTGGTTCTACATCTAATACCTTTTGATAATAATTCAAAGCAGAATAATTATCACTTTGAGCTACAGCAATCCCACCTAAACCTAACAATGCATTAATGTTACGTGGTTCCTTTTCAAGAGCATCAGTAAACATTTGATTAGCTTGTTGAAAATCACCTGATTCGTATGCAGAATAGGCTTTTGAAAGAGATGACCTGGCAGTACTGATGCTAACCATAGCATCGGTACTATATAAAGGTGTATTCGCTAATTTTTCTGTAGGTTTCTTAGAGCTATTGTATTTAGTATCACGAATAGCTTTATTTTGGATTTTTTTAGGTCTTTGAATACTGCTGTTACTAAGATTTTTAGCTGGTAATTGACTCGATAGAGCATCTTCAGTATTCGTTAATTTTGCAACTTGACTTGAAGAATCTTGTAAAGTTTGTGGCTTATCAGAATCATCATTTAGTTGAGTTGTTACAGCATCCTTGATTGTTGATCCTATAGACATAACCTTATCAGTAACTATATTAAGTGCTGAATTGTCTTCAATTGATTCCTGCAGGACTGTATTTACTTCGTGGTCAGATTTAGGTTGTGTAAATTGCATCTTAGAAAGATTATATTTTCTCATACTAAACTCAAGGTCTTCATTCTGCTCTTGATAGTAAAGCATTCCATAAAAGCCTATTCCAATAAAAAGCAATACAACGACTAAGCTAACAATAATTCTAGTAGAGGTAGCGTACTTTTTCTTTATTTTAGGAGGTGTATTTTCCCCATTAATTAAAATTGGGTTTTGGGACAAGCTTTTAGCTTTCTGCGACGTGTCATCATTACTCTGACTTGAATTTTCATAACCTGGAAGATCATCCATACTCCAGTTAAAATCATCAGTTGTGTTGGTTTCTTCACTTTTTATAGTTGTTTTTGGATTAGCAGACTCTAGACCACTCTGAGTCTTCTGTTCTGCAGACAATCCGGACAACACATTAGTACTGGAAACTTCAAAAGGCTCTAAGCCAACTTTATCAACAGTTACATTATCTTCTATATCTAAAGAATTAATTAATGATTCTAAATCGTTGTTTGAAGTTTCAGATTCATTTTGTGTGTTTAGAGTATCTTCAGGTTGGAGTTTAATTTGGAAATCTAATTCCGAATTAACATCCACATCAGACACTGTTTCTTCTGATGTATTTAGACTAAATGAAGGTAATTCTTCTTTAGGTGAAACCTTGATTTCATCATTAGCTATTAATGCATTACCATTTTCATTAGCATTGGCTTCCGAAGATTCAATACTTGAATTATCCTCGTCAGGAACAGCTAATTTAAAATCCAAATTAGAGTTATCTTGAGAACCGGAAAAAGACTCAGAAGATCTACTATCTTGATCTGCATCTGTATCTGCAACCAAGTTATCAGCTTTCTTTTTATCTTCTGCAGCTTTCTTTAAAGCATCAAGCAATACACTCACAGCAACATCACTTCTTAGTACTTATCAGTCTTTAAAAATCGACTTACTGAATGTAAATCACCATTATCTACATCAGGATTCTTAATAATCACTGGTCGAATAAAAATAACTAACTCACTTTTACCCGTTGAGTCATCTCTAGTAGAAAACAAATCACCTAAGACAGGAACATCACTAACCCACGGAACACCTGTTCTAGTATTAGAGTTATTGTCTTCAATCAAGCCTCCAATAATAGCTGTCTGGCGATCTTTCAACCGAAGAACAGAAGACATTTCTTTTTCTTGGATTATGGGGATAGAACTAATTACACCAGCTGTAGCTAGATCTGGATTAGGGTCATTTACCTCCCCAATTTTTCGAGATATAGTTGGTCTTACATTCAATGTAACGTCACCATCTTCACTAACAAAAGGCGTTACACTCATTGTAAAACCAACGGGAACGGTTTTAATTTCAGTTTCATAGGTGGTTGTGGCCGCTGCAGTTGAAGTTGCTGGTGTAACCGTAACATCAACAGAAAAATAAACTAAATTATTAACTACCTTTAAAAGTGCTGTTTGGTTATTAATCGCCATAATTTTAGGGCTTGATAAGACTTTGGAATCACCAAACTGTTTTAGCATTTTCAAATTTGCTAATATATTCCAATCTCCACTTAATGCTCCTGCCGCTGCGCTACCCACATTATCAACGGTAGCAATTGAAAATCCATCAACAGGTCCTGAAAAAGGTGATGTTATACGTAAAC contains these protein-coding regions:
- a CDS encoding tetratricopeptide repeat protein, with product MSVLLDALKKAAEDKKKADNLVADTDADQDSRSSESFSGSQDNSNLDFKLAVPDEDNSSIESSEANANENGNALIANDEIKVSPKEELPSFSLNTSEETVSDVDVNSELDFQIKLQPEDTLNTQNESETSNNDLESLINSLDIEDNVTVDKVGLEPFEVSSTNVLSGLSAEQKTQSGLESANPKTTIKSEETNTTDDFNWSMDDLPGYENSSQSNDDTSQKAKSLSQNPILINGENTPPKIKKKYATSTRIIVSLVVVLLFIGIGFYGMLYYQEQNEDLEFSMRKYNLSKMQFTQPKSDHEVNTVLQESIEDNSALNIVTDKVMSIGSTIKDAVTTQLNDDSDKPQTLQDSSSQVAKLTNTEDALSSQLPAKNLSNSSIQRPKKIQNKAIRDTKYNSSKKPTEKLANTPLYSTDAMVSISTARSSLSKAYSAYESGDFQQANQMFTDALEKEPRNINALLGLGGIAVAQSDNYSALNYYQKVLDVEPNNIYAFESIANLSGKMLLNKSWENELFEMSQKYPSSAVLQYAKGNVFAKESDWLAAQESYFNAYALDSVNPDYMVNLAISYDHLGKYELAAQYYTQALGFAPGSNVSFDKKQVRDRLVSLRQFISQGH